From a single Pasteurella atlantica genomic region:
- a CDS encoding YjaG family protein: MRNPIHKRIERFETWQHLAFMLCICERMLPNFQLFCDVAYPKNDERSDNAKVLQNILNLVWEYLTIKGAKINFENQLQKLEEIIPDTNEFDFYGVFPAEDACKAVAELLHSIIAGEHLEQSILVSQISIATIISYLETLEDREFNEQELKALPEIEQELDLQWWVYRELKECEKRDVELLLELKNQLRESGISNIGLEFKQ; this comes from the coding sequence ATGAGAAATCCTATTCATAAACGCATTGAACGTTTTGAAACTTGGCAACACTTGGCTTTTATGCTGTGTATCTGTGAGAGAATGTTACCGAACTTTCAACTTTTCTGTGATGTCGCTTATCCTAAAAATGATGAGCGGTCAGATAATGCGAAAGTTTTGCAAAATATTTTAAATCTTGTATGGGAATATTTAACCATTAAAGGGGCAAAGATCAACTTTGAAAATCAACTTCAAAAATTAGAAGAAATCATTCCTGATACGAATGAATTTGATTTTTACGGTGTATTTCCTGCCGAAGATGCGTGTAAAGCGGTGGCTGAATTATTGCATAGCATTATTGCTGGCGAACATTTAGAACAATCTATTTTAGTGAGCCAAATTTCAATCGCAACCATTATTTCTTACTTAGAAACCTTAGAAGATCGTGAATTTAATGAGCAAGAATTAAAAGCTCTGCCTGAAATTGAACAAGAATTAGATTTGCAGTGGTGGGTTTATCGAGAGTTGAAAGAATGCGAAAAAAGAGACGTTGAGCTGTTGCTTGAACTTAAAAATCAGCTTAGAGAGAGTGGAATTAGTAACATTGGATTAGAATTTAAGCAGTAA
- a CDS encoding HU family DNA-binding protein, with protein sequence MNKSELVDAIASGADLNKKQAKAALEATLEAISGSLKKGEPVQLIGFGTFKVNHRKARTGRNPKTKEAIQIAASNVPAFTAGKSLKELVK encoded by the coding sequence ATGAATAAAAGTGAATTGGTCGATGCTATCGCTAGCGGTGCAGATCTAAATAAAAAACAAGCTAAAGCAGCACTAGAAGCAACTTTAGAAGCGATTTCTGGTAGCCTTAAAAAAGGTGAACCAGTACAACTTATCGGTTTTGGTACTTTTAAAGTAAACCATCGTAAAGCACGTACCGGTCGTAACCCAAAAACTAAAGAAGCTATCCAAATTGCAGCATCTAATGTTCCAGCATTCACTGCAGGTAAATCATTAAAAGAATTAGTAAAATAA
- the rsmA gene encoding 16S rRNA (adenine(1518)-N(6)/adenine(1519)-N(6))-dimethyltransferase RsmA: protein MMSSNSKKHLGHTARKRFGQNFLQDQDVIHNIIAAINPQNSDFLIEIGPGLGALTEPVAEQVDKLTVIELDRDLAKRLRHHPFLNQKLTVIEQDALNFNFREYFKTLNLNENNGIRIFGNLPYNISTPLIFHLLTFHDLIQDMHFMLQKEVVKRLCAAPNSKTYGRLTVMAQYYCQIIPVLEVPPSAFKPAPKVDSAVVRLVPHTILPYPVKDISYLNRVVTQAFNQRRKTLRNSLSQLFTADQLEALGMNLQARAENLSLADYVSLANWLYENQDIKY, encoded by the coding sequence ATAATGTCATCAAATTCTAAAAAACACTTAGGGCATACTGCTCGTAAACGTTTTGGTCAAAACTTTTTGCAAGATCAAGATGTTATTCATAATATTATTGCAGCGATTAATCCACAAAATAGTGATTTTTTAATAGAAATTGGACCAGGTTTAGGAGCGTTAACAGAACCTGTTGCTGAGCAAGTTGACAAATTAACAGTTATAGAGCTTGATCGTGACTTAGCCAAACGTTTACGCCATCATCCCTTTCTGAATCAAAAACTCACTGTTATTGAGCAAGATGCCTTAAATTTTAATTTTCGTGAATATTTTAAAACGTTAAATTTAAATGAAAATAATGGTATTAGAATTTTTGGAAATTTACCTTACAATATTTCAACACCTTTAATTTTTCATCTATTAACCTTTCACGATCTTATTCAAGATATGCACTTTATGTTGCAAAAAGAAGTGGTAAAACGCCTATGTGCAGCACCGAATAGTAAAACTTACGGACGTTTAACGGTAATGGCACAATATTATTGCCAGATTATTCCTGTTTTAGAAGTGCCACCATCCGCATTTAAACCTGCACCTAAGGTTGACTCTGCGGTAGTCCGTCTTGTACCTCATACGATACTTCCCTACCCAGTTAAAGATATTAGTTATTTAAATCGAGTGGTGACACAAGCGTTTAATCAACGCCGTAAAACATTGCGAAATTCTCTTTCTCAACTCTTTACAGCGGATCAATTGGAAGCACTAGGAATGAATTTACAAGCAAGAGCTGAAAACCTTAGTCTTGCTGACTATGTTTCATTAGCAAACTGGCTATATGAAAACCAAGATATTAAATATTAA
- a CDS encoding DUF2251 domain-containing protein produces MLHLVLEDKLFIGQTKQVGVHSTQHDNLVVIFEDDGETGYFYALNLNNVTQPVVDALHIYNVDATKERQQARKLQICWDESGYQAYLFVNDYPHASFDFNGLVGYNHNKFPEPQPETMWTHKEITDLDVNI; encoded by the coding sequence ATGTTACATTTAGTACTTGAAGATAAACTATTTATTGGGCAAACCAAACAAGTTGGCGTGCATTCCACACAACACGACAACTTAGTGGTTATTTTTGAAGATGACGGTGAAACAGGTTATTTTTATGCTTTAAACCTAAATAATGTAACACAGCCAGTGGTAGATGCATTACATATTTATAATGTTGATGCCACAAAAGAAAGACAACAAGCAAGAAAACTCCAAATCTGCTGGGATGAAAGTGGTTATCAAGCCTACTTGTTCGTGAATGATTATCCGCACGCCAGTTTTGATTTTAATGGTTTAGTCGGATATAACCATAACAAATTCCCAGAGCCACAACCTGAAACAATGTGGACGCATAAAGAGATCACAGATTTAGATGTTAATATTTAA